AATAGAATACCTTTTAAGAATATGGATTTCAGATTTAATTTATCCTGATATTTCACCTACGAAAGCAAGAGTAAAATACATTACTTCATTTATGGGAGTGGTAGATTTAATTTCAATTTTACCATTTTTCTTGCCATATTTTATAAAAATAGATTTAAGAATTCTTAGAACTTTACGCCTATTTAGGTTATTACGATTATTAAAATTAAATAGGTATTTTAAATCGTTAAGTGTTATAAAGAATGTAATCGTTAAAACTAAAAGTGAAATTTTAGTTACTGTTTTTATGGTTTTTATCTTACTTATTTTAGCCTCTACCTTAATGTATAATATAGAGAAAAATGCACAGCCAGAAGCGTTTAAAAATATAGGGCAAGCTATGTGGTGGGCGGTTGCAACATTAACAACTGTTGGTTATGGAGATATTTATCCCGTAACAGGTTTAGGTAAAATTTTAAGTGCATTTATAGCATTATTAGGTATTGGTATTGTAGCATTACCAACAGGTATAATAAGTTCGGCTTATATAGAAGAGATAAGAGAACTTAGAACAAAAAAAGAAGTATGTAATTGCCCACATTGTGGAAAAGAAATAATAGATTAATTATGTTTTGGAACAACTCAAAAGAATACCATTTAGATAAATTAAAAGTAGGTTTTACTTTCGATTTATATAATACAAATTGGAAAATAGAAGAAATAGGTCAATACGATTGGCGAATGGATAATTCGAGTATTGAATACACCATTAAATCATCAAGAAAAGAAGCCTTTTTAGAAGTAGAATTTAATAAAGGAAAATACGAAGTAACTTATAGTGAAACTATTGCTATTAGCGAGACTTTATTGGTAGATGCTATTCATTCAAAACAATTAATATTTAACAATAAGTTGTATGAATTAGATGAAACTTATAAAGGAGATTATAAAAACTTAACAACACATACTTCTAGAGAAAATTTAGAATGCTTTCTTTTTTATGCAGAAGATGATGAGCTGTTAACGATTGAGAAATGGGGAGACGGAAGTTATGAAGTGTTTTTAGGAGAAGAGATAAAAGCGAAAAAGATTAAAAATATAAAAGAAAATTAATTATGAAAAAAGGAATTTATTTGCTGTTAGCATCTTTAGTTTTAATAGGGTGT
This genomic stretch from Tenacibaculum sp. Bg11-29 harbors:
- a CDS encoding ion transporter; amino-acid sequence: MIKQKIALLFDDKKGNLKGDKFVEYFISWLIIINMIAIILESYKGINTSYFLYFNILEIFSIIVFSIEYLLRIWISDLIYPDISPTKARVKYITSFMGVVDLISILPFFLPYFIKIDLRILRTLRLFRLLRLLKLNRYFKSLSVIKNVIVKTKSEILVTVFMVFILLILASTLMYNIEKNAQPEAFKNIGQAMWWAVATLTTVGYGDIYPVTGLGKILSAFIALLGIGIVALPTGIISSAYIEEIRELRTKKEVCNCPHCGKEIID
- a CDS encoding DUF4178 domain-containing protein, with the protein product MFWNNSKEYHLDKLKVGFTFDLYNTNWKIEEIGQYDWRMDNSSIEYTIKSSRKEAFLEVEFNKGKYEVTYSETIAISETLLVDAIHSKQLIFNNKLYELDETYKGDYKNLTTHTSRENLECFLFYAEDDELLTIEKWGDGSYEVFLGEEIKAKKIKNIKEN